The genomic stretch GCATCCCCTCGCCATCCGGGCCGATCGGCACGAGGAATAACTCGAGATCGCCCGTGCGCTCGTGTCGGAGGCGGTAGATCCGCTGCGGCAGGATGGGCGATGCGGGGCCGCGAAAAACCAGGGAATACGGGTCGCGCCGGCCAGGTGCGCCGTGGCCGAGGCCCGTGACCTCGGCGAGCATCACGATAATGGTTCCGTGCCCGTCGTCCAAAAGCTCGAACGAACCACCCAGGCATTCGCTCCACGACTCCTTCGTCAAGGTTTCGAACATGCTCAATGCGCCTCGTCCCAATGGGTACCCGCCCCGACATCGACGGCGAGCGGTACGGTCAACTGCGCCACGGACTCCATTATGTCTTTGAGTCCCCGGCAGGCCAGATCCACCGCGTCCTCGGCGATCTCGAGGACCAGCTCGTCATGCACCTGCAGGATCACCTTGGCGTCGATGCCTGTATCCGCGATCCAGCGGTCGACGCGGATCATGGCGAGCTTGATGAGATCCGCGGCCGTGCCCTGCATGGGCGCATTGATGGCCGTGCGCTCGGCGTACTGGCGGCGGGGCGCGTTCCGGGAGTTGATCTCGGGCAGGTGCAAGCGGCGGTGGAACACGGTTTCCACATAGCCTTGCCGGCGTGCCTGTGAGCGGATACGGTCCATGAAGGCGCGCACACCTGAATGGCGCGCGAAATAGCGATCGACATATTGTTGGGCCGCGCCGCGCTCGATCCCGAGCTGGCGCGCGAGACCGAAGGCCGACATCCCGTACAAGAGGCCGAAGTTGATGGTCTTGGCGGCGCGCCGGTGCTCGGCACTGACCGATTCGGGGGCGACTCCGAACATCTCGGCCGCAGTGGCGCGATGGATATCCAGTCCCTCCGCGAACGCGGCGACCAGCAGCGGGTCCGCCGAGAGATGGGCCATGATGCGGAGCTCGATCTGGGAATAGTCGCCCGCGATCAGCCGGTAACCCGGCGGGGCGACGAAGGCCCGGCGGATGCGGCGGCCCTCTTCGGTCCGGACCGGGATGTTCTGGAGGTTCGGGTCCGCGGAGGACAAGCGCCCGGTGGCCGCCACGGCCTGGTGATAGCTCGTGTGCACGCGCCCGGTGCCGGGATCGACCTGCTGCGGGAGCTTCTCGGTGTAGGTCGATCGGAGCTTGGCGAGACTGCGATGCTCCAGGATCAGGCGTGGCAGGGGATAGTCGAGCGCCAGCTCCTGCAACACCGATTCGGCCGTCGAAGGCTGGCCCTTGGCGGTACGCTCGGTGACCGGCAGCCCTAGCCGCTCGAACAGGATCTCCTGGATCTGCCTCGGGGAATCCAGGTTGAAGACCATCCCGGCCGCTTGGTGTGCCTCCTCTTCGATGTCACGCAGGCGCCGGCCGAGCTCCCGGCTCTGCTCGCGCAGCATCGCGGTGTCGATGCGGACGCCGTTGCGCTCGATACGCGACAAGACCGGGATGAGCGGCACTTCGATGTCCTCGTACAACTGCGTGAGACCCGGCTCGGCGCAAAGCCTCGGCCGGAATGCCTCGTGGAGCTTCAAGGCCACATCGACGTCCTCGGCGGCATAGGGCCCGGCCCGTTCTAGTGGGACGCGGTTGAACGTCACTTGCTGGGTACCCTTGCCCGCCACGTCCTGGTAATGGATGGTACGCACGCCGAGGTACTTGAGGGCCAGAGAATCGAGGTCATGGCGGGTCGCGGTGCTGTCGAGGACATAGGACTCGAGCATCGAGTCGTGGCGGATCCCCGAGAGCGCGATGCCGTGGGTCGCGAACACGCTAATATCGTACTTGAGGTTATGCCCGAGCTTCCCGCGCGCCGGGTCCTCCAGGATCGGTCGCAGCGCTTCGAGCACCGCGGCCTCGGAAAGCTGGGCCGGCGCGCCTTCATAGTCGTGGCCGAACGGCACATAGGCGGCGTGCCCGGTCTCGACGGCGAAGGACACCCCGACGATGCGGGCCTGCATATAGGCCAGGCTCGTGGTCTCGGTATCGATGGCGATGAGATCGGCGGTGCTCAGGCGCTCGAGCCACGCATCGAGCTGCGCCCGCGTCAACACCGTCTCATAGCGGGGTGCCACGCCCTCGGGCACGGCCGCTTGAGGCGCCGCGGCCAGCAGTTCGTCGAGCCACGTCTTGAATTCGAGCCGGGTATAGAGCGCCTTCAAGGCCCCGATGTCGGGAGCGCTCGGCGCGAGGTCCTCCGGCCCGACCTCCAACGGTACGTCCCGCAATACCGTCACCAGGCGCTTGGAGAGGGGCAGATCGGGCAAGGCGGCGCGCAGATTCTCGCCGATCCTGCCCGGGATCTCACCGGCATGCGCGATGACGCCGTCCAGGGAACGGTACCGTTCGAGCCAGCCCACGGCGGTCTTGGGCCCGACCTTGGGGATTCCCGGGACGTTGTCGGTCTTGTCCCCGATGAGCGCCAGGTAATCGACGATGAGCCCCGGCGGCACGCCGAACTTGCCCTTGACCCCGGCCGCATCGAGGATCGTGTTGTCGTTGGCGATCCGGACGCGTTCGTCTACGAGCTGGGCGAGGTCCTTGTCGCCGCTCGCGATGAGCGTCGCGATCCCGGCCGCGCTCGCCTCTGTGGCCAGGGTGGCGATCACATCGTCGGCCTCGACCCCCTCGACCGCCAGGATCGGCAGGCCCATGGCCCGCACCAGGGCATGCAGTGGTTCGATCTGGGCCCGCAGCTCGTCTGGCATGGCCGGGCGGTAAGCCTTGTATTGGGCATAGAGGTCGTCGCGGAAGGTCTTGCCCTTGGCGTCGAAGACCACGGCCAGGTAGTCCGGCGCATGATCCTTGACGACTCGCTTGAGCATCGCGGCGACCCCGTGCACGGCCCCGGTCGGCTCGCCGCGCGAGGTCGAGAGCGGCGGCAGGGCGTGGAAGGCCCGGTACAGATAGGACGACCCGTCGACCAAGAGCAGGAGCTTTCCGCTCGTGGTGTGTGTTACGCCCATAGGTCATTAAGCGGGAACTCGATCGCATCGAAAGGCGGAACACGCACCAGTGCGTCGTCCTGGTGTGTCGCAATCAGGGCCCACAGCTTATCCCGCAGCTCGAAGGCCTCCAGCGTGCGCCCCAGCGGGTCCACCAGCCAGGCGAAAGCCACCCCGTAGCGGGCATACAGCGGCAGCTTGATCATCCGATCCTTTTTCGAGGTGGAGGGAGAAAGGATCTCGCACACCCAATCCGGCACGACCTCGAAGCGCTGATCCTTCGGGACGGACGGCATCCGCTCCCGCCGCCAGCCCGCCAGATCCGGCACGGCCACCTCCACGTCGCGAACGAAATGCACCTCCGGCTCGGGAATGATCCACCAACCACCCGGCCCACCCCGCCCAAAGTCGAACGGCCCGCCGATGTCGATGTTCAAGCCCCGCTCGGCCAGCCCATGCAGCCCCGGCGGGCGGGGCTGGGTGTGCAACTGCCCATTCAGGATCTCGCCGGTCACATGATCCGGCAAGGCTAGCAGGCGCCCATACAATGGAGGAGGATTGATGGCTGGGGCGCGGTGCATGGCGGCTTTGGCGACGCGTGATTGTGACGACCCGCATTCTCCCCCGGCGACTGGACCCATACAAGTCGATGGGTGGGGTGGGATGGCCGACATCGTCGCCGTCGATCCCCTCGGTCGCCAGACGTGCCAGGTCCCTGAGCGCACCGGGGATGGTGTGCATGCCCGAAGTATGTTATCAGGGGGCTTACGCGGGAACCTCGCCGAGTGTCGGGCTCAACATCTTCCTGCCCCACAAGCGCGCCGGCAACCTCTATCAGAACAACTCGCTGCACTTCCGGCACTTTTTTCGCGCAAGGGCCTGAAAAGCCCCCGATTCTAGGCCGAGGCCTCGGATGTTTGACAACTCACTAGCCCAGCAGCACTGTGGCTCTTGACGAAAAAGGGCGTTTATTTTGCCTAGCGGCCTCTGGCCGCAACCAAATGGCAGACGAAACTTCTTTGAAGTGCAAAGAAGTCACGGTGGAAGAATCTATGCCCTCCTGGAACGGCGCCCGGCAGTGATGTTGCGTCTTTTCCCCTTGACACAGCCCCGCACGACGATATCATCCCTCCTTTTCAAGATGGTCGGTCAACAAGAGGCGTACATGACATTTCCGCGAAGATCGAGTTCATGATGTGGTTGTCGCGCTTCGAGCGGCTCCGCAAGTTCGCCTGGCGCACTTTTACGAGCTTATCTCCCGTTGCCTCACCACCAAGGATGGCTTCGATTTCCTCGATTGGGGCTCGCCGATCCAGCGGCCCCTTTAGAACCTTCAATATTATGAACACAACAGAAACCCTTATTCAATATGCGAATGTTCTATCTAAAGCCCCTAAAATAGCCATTCGTAAAGGAACGCGCTTGTATAAGGCACGCTCTTGTGTAAATGACGAACAGGTTACGGAAATAGAAAGAAATCCCGCCATCCAACTTCTCACCAATACTAAACCGGCTAAACACAATGGTCGTTAGTCCTGCAACAGCATCCGCAGAGGTACAAAAGATGATACCCAATTGATTGTAATAGGACAATTTTCTACACGTCGTCCCAGAACAGTTTTCTCGCTCTTGCCAGAAGATTACTCTAACACAACGTTCTTTCCTCCTGACAACATAATACATAAATTAGTACTATTCCTAAACGAGATAGCCCACAAACCAAACGATTACAGTGAAACCAAGGAATTTATTGATACCCTGAAAGAGGCGAGTTTTATTACGGCAGAAGTTGAAGAAAAGGCAATTTTCATTATACGCTATAAATCAGTGAAATATGAAACAGGAATGTGTTGCTTCATGTGTGGGGCAATAGAAAGCTCAAAACTGTTGGGAGAGTGTGAAAAGCCTAAAACTGCTATAGGCTTTCCTATACCGACTGACTATGGATTCTT from Pseudomonadota bacterium encodes the following:
- the polA gene encoding DNA polymerase I produces the protein MGVTHTTSGKLLLLVDGSSYLYRAFHALPPLSTSRGEPTGAVHGVAAMLKRVVKDHAPDYLAVVFDAKGKTFRDDLYAQYKAYRPAMPDELRAQIEPLHALVRAMGLPILAVEGVEADDVIATLATEASAAGIATLIASGDKDLAQLVDERVRIANDNTILDAAGVKGKFGVPPGLIVDYLALIGDKTDNVPGIPKVGPKTAVGWLERYRSLDGVIAHAGEIPGRIGENLRAALPDLPLSKRLVTVLRDVPLEVGPEDLAPSAPDIGALKALYTRLEFKTWLDELLAAAPQAAVPEGVAPRYETVLTRAQLDAWLERLSTADLIAIDTETTSLAYMQARIVGVSFAVETGHAAYVPFGHDYEGAPAQLSEAAVLEALRPILEDPARGKLGHNLKYDISVFATHGIALSGIRHDSMLESYVLDSTATRHDLDSLALKYLGVRTIHYQDVAGKGTQQVTFNRVPLERAGPYAAEDVDVALKLHEAFRPRLCAEPGLTQLYEDIEVPLIPVLSRIERNGVRIDTAMLREQSRELGRRLRDIEEEAHQAAGMVFNLDSPRQIQEILFERLGLPVTERTAKGQPSTAESVLQELALDYPLPRLILEHRSLAKLRSTYTEKLPQQVDPGTGRVHTSYHQAVAATGRLSSADPNLQNIPVRTEEGRRIRRAFVAPPGYRLIAGDYSQIELRIMAHLSADPLLVAAFAEGLDIHRATAAEMFGVAPESVSAEHRRAAKTINFGLLYGMSAFGLARQLGIERGAAQQYVDRYFARHSGVRAFMDRIRSQARRQGYVETVFHRRLHLPEINSRNAPRRQYAERTAINAPMQGTAADLIKLAMIRVDRWIADTGIDAKVILQVHDELVLEIAEDAVDLACRGLKDIMESVAQLTVPLAVDVGAGTHWDEAH
- a CDS encoding Uma2 family endonuclease, translating into MHRAPAINPPPLYGRLLALPDHVTGEILNGQLHTQPRPPGLHGLAERGLNIDIGGPFDFGRGGPGGWWIIPEPEVHFVRDVEVAVPDLAGWRRERMPSVPKDQRFEVVPDWVCEILSPSTSKKDRMIKLPLYARYGVAFAWLVDPLGRTLEAFELRDKLWALIATHQDDALVRVPPFDAIEFPLNDLWA